The Chelonoidis abingdonii isolate Lonesome George chromosome 9, CheloAbing_2.0, whole genome shotgun sequence genome has a segment encoding these proteins:
- the PGPEP1L gene encoding pyroglutamyl-peptidase 1-like protein, whose translation MDSNSNTVVVTGFGPFRQHLVNSSWEAVKEMSKLGLGENIDLHIMQLPVAYQKAKDLICKIWGTLQPLLTVHVGLASSSKAIIILEQCGKNKGYKEMDVCGFCPEDGCCLLDGPEKIESTINMKTLWKNISVEGIDVIYSRDAGREK comes from the exons ATGGATTCAAATTCCAACACTGTGGTTGTGACTG GTTTTGGTCCCTTTCGACAACATCTCGTTAACTCTAGCTGGGAAGCAGTGAAG GAGATGTCCAAGTTAGGCCTTGGTGAAAACATAGATCTACACATCATGCAACTGCCAGTGGCTTACCAAAAAGCAAAGGATCTCATCTGTAAGATATGGGGGACTCTTCAACCACTA CTCACTGTTCACGTTGGACTCGCTTCATCCTCCAAAGCGATCATCATCCTTGAACAGTGTGGGAAGAACAAAGGCTACAAAGAGATGGATGTTTGTGGTTTTTGCCCAGAAGATGGCTGTTGTCTGTTAGACGGCCCAGAAAAGATTGAGTCTACAATTAATATGAAAACTCTCTGGAAAAACATTTCGGTGGAAGGAATTGATGTCATCTATTCCAGAGATGCAGGAAG